A single Vulpes lagopus strain Blue_001 chromosome 3, ASM1834538v1, whole genome shotgun sequence DNA region contains:
- the ALDOA gene encoding fructose-bisphosphate aldolase A, with amino-acid sequence MPYQYPALTPEQKKELSDIAHRIVAPGKGILAADESTGSIAKRLQSIGTENTEENRRFYRQLLLTADDRVNPCIGGVILFHETLYQKTDDGRPFPQVIKSKGGVVGIKVDKGVVPLAGTNGETTTQGLDGLSERCAQYKKDGADFAKWRCVLKIGEHTPSALAIMENANVLARYASICQQNGIVPIVEPEILPDGDHDLKRCQYVTEKVLAAVYKALSDHHIYLEGTLLKPNMVTPGHACTHKYSHEEIAMATVTALRRTVPPAVTGITFLSGGQSEEEASINLNAINKCPLLKPWALTFSYGRALQASALKAWGGKKENQKAAQEEYIKRALANSLACQGKYTPSGQAGAAASESLFISNHAY; translated from the exons ATGCCCTACCAATACCCAGCGCTGACCCCGGAGCAGAAGAAGGAGCTTTCTGACATCGCTCACCGCATCGTGGCTCCGGGCAAGGGCATCCTGGCTGCAGATGAGTCCACTG GGAGCATCGCCAAGCGGCTGCAGTCCATTGGCACTGAGAACACGGAGGAGAACCGGCGCTTCTACCGCCAGCTGCTGCTGACCGCCGACGACCGTGTAAACCCCTGCATTGGGGGTGTCATCCTATTCCACGAGACACTGTACCAGAAGACCGACGATGGGCGTCCCTTCCCCCAAGTTATCAAATCCAAGGGTGGTGTTGTAGGCATCAAG gtGGACAAAGGTGTGGTACCCCTGGCAGGAACAAATGGCGAGACTACCACCCAAG GGCTGGATGGGCTGTCTGAGCGCTGTGCCCAGTACAAGAAGGACGGGGCTGACTTTGCCAAGTGGCGCTGTGTGCTAAAAATTGGGGAACACACTCCCTCAGCCCTTGCGATCATGGAAAATGCCAACGTTCTGGCCCGTTATGCCAGCATCTGCCAGCAG AATGGCATCGTGCCCATTGTGGAGCCTGAGATCCTCCCCGATGGGGACCATGACTTGAAGCGCTGTCAGTATGTAACCGAGAAG GTGCTGGCTGCTGTCTACAAGGCTCTGAGTGACCACCACATCTACCTGGAAGGCACTTTGCTGAAGCCCAATATGGTAACCCCAGGCCATGCCTGCACCCATAAATATTCTCATGAGGAGATTGCCATGGCAACTGTCACAGCACTGCGCCGCACAGTACCCCCCGCTGTTACTG GGATCACCTTCCTATCAGGCGGCCAGAGTGAGGAGGAGGCATCCATCAACCTCAATGCCATCAACAAGTGCCCCCTGCTGAAGCCATGGGCCCTGACCTTCTCCTATGGCCGAGCCCTACAGGCTTCTGCCCTGAAGGCCTGGGGTGGAAAGAAGGAGAACCAGAAGGCTGCCCAGGAGGAGTATATCAAACGAGCCCTG GCCAACAGCCTCGCCTGTCAAGGAAAGTACACCCCAAGTGGTCAGGCCGGGGCTGCAGCCAGCgagtccctcttcatctctaacCACGCCTACTAA